One Deinococcus humi genomic window carries:
- a CDS encoding DUF1622 domain-containing protein encodes MLDTVEKTVQVGARAIASLAEFSAAAVIAAAIVQALWRSLHALFLPRDPGANDQAKQNLRLQLGRWLAIALEFLLAADILLTAIAPTWEDIGKLGAIALIRTALNYFLEREIDANNREKSKRKVGGNMEQEA; translated from the coding sequence ATGCTGGACACCGTCGAAAAAACAGTGCAGGTGGGCGCACGGGCCATCGCCTCGCTGGCAGAGTTCTCGGCAGCGGCGGTGATTGCTGCCGCAATCGTGCAGGCGCTGTGGCGCTCGCTGCACGCCCTGTTCCTGCCACGCGATCCTGGTGCCAACGATCAGGCCAAGCAGAACCTGCGCCTGCAACTGGGCCGCTGGCTGGCCATCGCGCTGGAATTCCTGCTGGCCGCCGACATCCTGCTGACCGCCATCGCCCCCACCTGGGAGGATATCGGCAAGCTGGGGGCCATTGCGCTGATCCGCACGGCGCTGAACTATTTCCTAGAACGTGAGATCGACGCGAACAACCGCGAAAAAAGCAAGCGGAAAGTGGGCGGAAACATGGAGCAGGAAGCCTAG
- a CDS encoding Cof-type HAD-IIB family hydrolase codes for MLGLICVDVDGTLIGTDNTVRDDVWAALADARARGIRIALCSGRPAIGNALGYARRLDADGWHVFQNGASVVRVDSGESLSEALPEDALPMLIGRAHAEDRLLEVYTDTEFGVTRPGTLAERHSALLGVPYDPRTPESLVGTRVRAQWVVPREQESAVTAEPHAGLDLHPAGSPAMPDTMFISITRAGISKGSAVRRIAAEYGLDMDRVMMVGDGENDVSAMRVVGHPVAMGNADPPARAAARYTVGHVDDGGLMEAVGLALTL; via the coding sequence ATGCTGGGACTGATTTGCGTGGATGTGGACGGAACCTTGATCGGCACAGACAACACCGTGCGGGACGATGTGTGGGCGGCGCTGGCGGACGCACGGGCGCGCGGCATTCGCATCGCGCTGTGCAGTGGGCGGCCAGCCATCGGCAACGCGCTGGGCTACGCGCGGCGGCTGGACGCCGACGGCTGGCACGTTTTTCAGAATGGGGCCAGCGTGGTAAGGGTGGACTCGGGGGAAAGCCTCTCCGAGGCCTTGCCCGAGGACGCGCTGCCCATGCTGATTGGCCGCGCCCACGCCGAGGACCGCCTGCTGGAGGTCTACACCGACACCGAATTCGGCGTGACCAGACCCGGCACGCTGGCCGAGCGCCACTCTGCGCTGCTGGGCGTACCGTATGACCCCCGCACCCCGGAGTCACTGGTGGGCACGCGGGTACGGGCGCAGTGGGTCGTGCCACGCGAGCAGGAGTCGGCGGTGACGGCGGAGCCGCATGCGGGGCTGGACCTGCACCCGGCGGGCAGCCCAGCCATGCCGGACACCATGTTCATCAGCATTACCCGCGCGGGCATCAGCAAGGGCAGTGCGGTGCGGCGCATCGCGGCGGAATACGGGCTCGACATGGACCGCGTAATGATGGTGGGCGACGGAGAGAACGATGTGAGCGCCATGCGGGTGGTGGGCCATCCGGTGGCAATGGGCAACGCGGACCCTCCTGCCCGCGCCGCGGCCCGCTACACGGTGGGCCACGTCGATGATGGCGGTTTGATGGAGGCCGTGGGGTTGGCGCTGACCTTGTAA
- a CDS encoding PhzF family phenazine biosynthesis isomerase, whose product MIAYSEVSAFTRTPGQGNRAGVVLDAAGLSEAEMRELAAFLGAPETVFVIRLGRSAVRVRYFTPTQEVEFCGHATLALGLMLAQSGHWRGEALELETLAGRVPLRLISEAGVPQQVWMQQQRHEVRPLPTTLRAELAEALGIDARMIHRGLPMAAASTGLWSAFVPLLDPMILDGLQPDLEQIAMLSEALEVGSVYAYAPMGVNRLAARDFAPALGIPEDPVTGSAGGALMALLAQGGRLPVRAGRACGVIYQGHALGTPGEVEVEVEMRGDAVVAVHVGGCAVLEREGLWKRGATREG is encoded by the coding sequence ATGATCGCCTACAGTGAGGTCAGCGCCTTTACACGCACGCCAGGCCAGGGCAACCGCGCAGGCGTGGTGCTGGACGCCGCCGGGCTGAGCGAGGCCGAGATGCGCGAGCTGGCCGCCTTTCTGGGGGCCCCCGAGACCGTGTTCGTCATCCGCCTGGGCCGCTCTGCCGTGCGGGTGCGCTACTTCACCCCCACGCAGGAGGTGGAGTTCTGCGGCCACGCCACGCTGGCCCTGGGGCTGATGCTGGCGCAATCGGGCCACTGGCGTGGCGAGGCGCTGGAACTTGAAACGCTGGCAGGCCGCGTGCCTCTGCGCCTGATCAGCGAGGCGGGCGTGCCGCAGCAGGTCTGGATGCAGCAGCAGCGTCACGAGGTCCGGCCCCTGCCCACCACCCTGCGTGCCGAACTGGCCGAGGCACTGGGCATCGACGCCCGCATGATCCACCGCGGCCTGCCGATGGCTGCCGCCAGCACGGGGCTGTGGAGCGCTTTCGTGCCGCTGCTGGACCCGATGATCCTGGACGGCCTGCAACCTGATCTGGAGCAGATCGCCATGCTCAGTGAAGCCCTGGAGGTGGGCAGCGTGTACGCCTACGCCCCCATGGGGGTCAACCGTCTTGCGGCGCGCGATTTTGCCCCCGCCCTGGGGATTCCCGAAGACCCCGTGACCGGCAGCGCAGGCGGCGCGTTGATGGCCCTGCTGGCGCAGGGGGGCCGCCTGCCGGTACGCGCCGGACGGGCCTGCGGCGTGATCTACCAGGGCCACGCGCTGGGCACTCCCGGCGAGGTGGAAGTGGAGGTGGAAATGCGCGGCGACGCGGTGGTGGCCGTGCACGTCGGCGGCTGCGCGGTGCTGGAACGCGAGGGGTTGTGGAAACGCGGGGCAACGCGAGAGGGCTGA